A stretch of DNA from Microlunatus capsulatus:
CGCCTCGAACATGTCCCGGGCTTGGTACTCGTACAGATCCACAGCGCCTCCTGGTCGCGACCCGCCGTCACCGGCTGGTCGACCGCCTCGGACACCCGGGCCCGGCCCGGCCCCGGTGTCGGTCCGCCGCCGGCGGACCGAGGACGAGCCTAGTGGTTCGGCGGCCCCGGACCGGTGACGGGGTTCAGAGGTCGCGGTCCAGGCCGACGTGGCCCCGGACCCAGCTGACGATGTCGGCCATCGTCGCGCCGGGGGTGAAGACCTCGCCGATGCCGAGCTCCAGCAGGGCCGCCCGGTCGGCCGGCGGGATGATGCCGCCGCCGAAGACCACGACGTCGGACGCGTCCTCGGCCGCGAGCAGCTCGAGCACCCGGGCGAAGAGGGTGAGGTGCGCCCCGGAGAGCACCGACAGCCCGACGGCGTCGGCGTCCTCGGCCAGCGCGGTCCGGACGATCTGCTCCGGGGTCTGGTGCAGCCCGGTGTAGATGACCTCCATGCCGGCGTCGCGGAGCGCCCGGGCGACCACCTTGGCCCCCCGGTCGTGGCCGTCCAGCCCCGGCTTGGCGACGACGACCCGCAGGCGTCGGCCGGTCCCGGGCTGCTCGGAGGGCTCCACGGGGGTCAGGCTACTGCGCGGTAACCTGGCCCGGTGCCCGACGGTCCTCGGCGGGGCGGCCCGCCCCCGGAGCTGGTGCGGGCGGCGTGGCGGCTCGGTCGTGGTCTCCCGCGGGTCGCCGCCGGGGTGGCGGTCGAGGCGGGCTACACCGCCGCGCACCTCGCCCTGTACCCCTGGGGGCTGCGCCGGGCCCCGGTGCCCGCCGCGGCAGCCGGCGGCCTCGCCGACCTGAGCCCCGCGCAGCGCGGCCTGGCCAGCCGCGACGTCGAGGCGGCCGGGACGCCGATCCTGCTGGTGCACGGCATCGGCGACAACCACACGATCTTCGCGCTGCTCCAGCGCCAGCTGCGCCGCCGCGGCTTCCGGACGGTGTCCACCCACGACTACGGCCTGCTCACCCGCGACGTCCGCGCGGCCGCCCGCCAGCTCGGGGAGGCGGTGGAGGCGCTGTGCGCCAGCACCGGCCACGAGCGGCTGCACGTCGTGGGCCACAGCCTCGGCGGGCTGATCGCCCGCTACCACGTGCAGCGCCAGGGCGGCGACGCGCGCGTCGACACCCTGGTCACGCTCGGCACCCCGCACGGCGGCACCGTGCTGGCCCGGGCGCTCCCCGGGCTGCCGCTGCTCCGCCAGCTGGCGCCCGGGTCCGACGTCATCGCCGAGCTCGCGGAGCCGGCACCCGGCTGCCGGACCCGGTTCCTCGCCGTCCGGACCGACCTCGACCACCTCGTGGTGCCCGGCCGGAACGCAGCCCTCGAGCACCCCGACCTCGACGTCCGCAACCTCGCGGTCCGCGGCGTCGGGCACCTCTCGCTCACCGGGGACGCCCGCGTCGCCCGCGAGATCGCGGCGACGCTGGCCGAGCTCACGGGCGGCGAGCGCGGGCGGGCTCCGACCACCGGCGCCGACCCCCGCGAAAAGAGGACCTAAGACCCTGCGGATTCGGTGGATAGCGGGCCCGGTCGTCCGTATCCTGGGGCGG
This window harbors:
- a CDS encoding esterase/lipase family protein, with the protein product MPDGPRRGGPPPELVRAAWRLGRGLPRVAAGVAVEAGYTAAHLALYPWGLRRAPVPAAAAGGLADLSPAQRGLASRDVEAAGTPILLVHGIGDNHTIFALLQRQLRRRGFRTVSTHDYGLLTRDVRAAARQLGEAVEALCASTGHERLHVVGHSLGGLIARYHVQRQGGDARVDTLVTLGTPHGGTVLARALPGLPLLRQLAPGSDVIAELAEPAPGCRTRFLAVRTDLDHLVVPGRNAALEHPDLDVRNLAVRGVGHLSLTGDARVAREIAATLAELTGGERGRAPTTGADPREKRT
- a CDS encoding cobalamin B12-binding domain-containing protein, whose protein sequence is MEPSEQPGTGRRLRVVVAKPGLDGHDRGAKVVARALRDAGMEVIYTGLHQTPEQIVRTALAEDADAVGLSVLSGAHLTLFARVLELLAAEDASDVVVFGGGIIPPADRAALLELGIGEVFTPGATMADIVSWVRGHVGLDRDL